One Coturnix japonica isolate 7356 chromosome 7 unlocalized genomic scaffold, Coturnix japonica 2.1 chr7random8, whole genome shotgun sequence genomic window, TGAGGACGTCCTGCAGCTGGGCATGGGCCGCCTCGCTGCTGGGGGGGTTCCTCAGCACCTtggccagctgctgctgcagctcccgAGCCTGGCGCAGGGCTGCATCGCAATCAcgctgcagcagctcctttgtCGCGCGCAGCTCGGCCTccttccagagcagcagctgccggGTCCCCGTCGCCCGCTGCCGCTGCTCCcactccttcagctgctgctcttcctgggcctgctgcttctcccaggcACAGCGCAGTTGGTCGGTCAGCAGCTGCCGCTCCCGCTCTGCCGCCTTCTGCAGTTCACATCTCTCGGCAGCCCAGCGGcgctgcagctcctggcagtgGAGCCGCTCGCCCTCCAGCTGggcctgcagcacctccagctcccagctgttcTCCTCCTGCTGCGCAGCgcaggctgggggctgtgccGGGCCCCGGCGGGGAGAGGGCCGGCTGCACTTGGCTTGTCCCCGTCCCGCAATGCCTCGCAGCACGGCCATGGGAATCTGAATAGACCTTCGGCTTCCAAAAGCTGTAGCCAAAGGCCACCAACAATCACTCTCACTCGTGGGATCTGCAAGGACAGATGCCCCTGACCCCGTAGCGCCCACTGCCTCTCGTCCCTGTCGCAAGGGTGTGCAGACAGTGAATGCCTTGGGGGTGCTGCGCCAGcaccttctgtgctgtgtgctggcccAGCTCATAATGGAGGGCGGGGCAGTGACCTTCAGTGCTATTGGACAGTGGGGCCTTCTGGCCCAGCTCATAATGGAGGGCGGGGCAGTGGCCTTGAACGCTATGGGGCAGTGAGACCCTGTGCCCCCTGCACATCATGGAGGGTGGGGCAGTGGCCTTCTGCGCTGTGGGGCAGTGCGGCCTTCTGGCCCCAGCACAAAATGGAGGCTGGGCAAAGTGGATTGAAGCGGTGTTGGGAGGAACCGCCTCCCACAGTGCTGGGCTACGTGGACTTCTCTGGCACTggagaagaacagcagcaagccACCCGTCTCATTGTGATTTCCATTTAGATGGCAATAAAGGAAACATCTCACCATACCTACGAGCTAGTTAAGTTAAAAGAACCTGGTTGCCGGTGTACCCTGctcaaggagctgctggagcagatggCCAGGCTGCTGCAAGAAATCAGCAGCCTGAGGAGCTCTTGGGAATCTCTGAGGGAGACAGGTAGGGGGAGGTGTGAGCCTACTTCCACCGCAGACAAACAGCCTCATCCTAAGTCCCCGCGAGTGGGAGGAGCCAatccagctgctcagctgcaggtCAGAGACCTAGACAGCCCACGAGAGGAAGGGGGCTGGGCCCTCGTATCTGCTCAGAACAGAAGGAAGCGTCTGCCCCCAAGCTCCACACAATACTGCCAACCTGTGCAGCGTCCCCTACAGCGTCCCTGAGTAATAGATTCCAGGTGTGAGAGGTAGGTTGTGTTTTTGCAGCGTAAATTGtcagtatttctgtatgtagCATAGGAAAAGTTGCCTTTCACAAAGAAAGCTTCCGAACAGAGTAAACTTGAGACTAGGGCATTCTGACCACAGTAAAATTGGCATAGGCACCAGGTGAGGTAATTATGTAGGGCAGggacaaaaagacaaaaaatggaCACAAAATGTACACAAATCGGACAAAGGATTAGacaaaaaatagagaaaataattgtattaagaaagtaaaaaggaaaagaattggACAAAAAAATTGGAATAAGAAACTTAAAAGGACAAAGAATTGGAcaaaaatgggagaaagaaCTTGAAAGGAAGAGAACTGGACCTGCAGcttcatcacagaatcacagaattgtaggggttggaagggacctctagagatcatcgagtccaacccccctgccaaagcaggctccctacaccatgttgCACAGCtcggcgtccaggcgggtcttgaatagctccagagaaggagactccaccacctcctggcagcagcctgttccagtgctccgtcaccctcaccgtaaagaagttcttgcacacattaatgcggaacttcctatgctgaagtttcagcccgttacccctagtcctgtccccacgcactactgaaaagagaccagacacaccactatggctcccacacttcaggtatttataaacgCTGATGAcagtcccctctcagccttcttttttcaaggctaaacagacccagttcacttagtctctcctcataggggagatgctccaggcccttcaccatctttgtggccctccgctggactctttctaagagatccctgtcttttttgtactggggagcccagaactggacacagtattccagatgaggcctcaccagggcagagaagagggggaggatcacctccctcgacctactggacacgctcttttaatgcaccccagaatgccattggcctttttggctacaagggcacactgctggctcatgggcaacctgtcgtccaccaggacgcccaggtccctctctgcagagctcctcaccagcaggtcatcccccagtctgtaccagtgcatgcaattatttcttcctaggtgcaagactctacacttgcctTTGCTAAACTTCATCCcgtttcttactgcccagctctccagcctgtccaggtcttgctgaatggcagcacagccttcaggcgtgtcagccaatcctcccaacttcgtgccatcagcaaacttgctgagggtggtcactatcctttcatcaaggtcgttgatgaagatgttgaacaagagcagacccagtacagacccctgtGGGATGCTGCTAGTTACAGGCATCCAGCCAGTCACCGCACTGCCAACAACAAACTTCTGTGCTTTGCCAGTCAGTGAattctcaacccacttcacCATCTATCCCatccttcctcagctttgttataaggatgtcatgagggacagtatcaaaagcctttctgaaatcaaggtagactacatctaccgctCTCCCCCcgtccacccagctagtgacatcttcataaaaggccaccaggttggttGAGCAcaacctccccttggtgaacccatgctgactactcctgataaccttctTTAtctcccagttgtctggagatggtatccagcacaagctgttccatcactttccctgggacagaggtgaggctgactggcttATAATTACCTGGGTCCTCCTTCTTGCACCTCCCTAGTTCTCTAGTTCTTCCAGTTAATAAGTAAAAGATCTGAACATAGATCTTAGAATGCGAAAGACCTGgagaaagaattaaacaaaaaactgaaCCAAGAACtgcacaaaaaacaaaaacatgaaaagaaatggacaAAGATCTTATAAAGGAAAAGACCTGGCCCAAGGCATGGACCAAGACCCCTTAAAAGAACAGCATCAAACATTGtgaagagaaatgggaaaggaaacaggaaaaggcaataaaataaaaagagaaggaatttgaccaaaagagaacaaaataaaataaaaagaattggAACAAAAATTGAACAAAAACTTTGGACAAAAATATTGGACTAAGAgagaccaaaaataaaataaaaaagaaacaaattggATTCAAAATTGGACCAAAATTGGACTAGgaaattaaggggaaaaaaaaaaacaaaacaacaaaaaaaaaaccctaaaactTAGACcaaaattggaggaaaaaaatggacaaaaagtgattaaaaaaatgcaaaaagaaaggatctggacaaaaaaaaaaaaaacttggactaagaaagtaaaaagattTGGACAAAAAAGTGgactaagaaaataaaatggacaaAGAATGGATAGAAATTAGTCAAAATATGGACGCAAAATGGACAAAAATTGGAGAAAGATagcctaaaagaaaacaaaaaataaaaagaaatctctctctcacacacacacacacacacacacacaaaaaaaaaaaaaaaaaaaaaaaaaaaagcacaaaaaaaaattggagaaagatcttgaaaggaaaagaactggAGCAGGAACTAAATGAGGAAATGATCTGGACAGACATCTTAGAATGGGAAAGACCTGGacaaagaattaaacaaaaaaccaagaCCTGGACCGAGACCTTTAAAAGGGCAGGGAACAGTGCAGAGAActtaaagaaggaaataattggACTGAGAACTGGAAATAGGGCCAAGGGCTAAGGGACAGGGGGCAAGAAGGGGAACAAGATTTCCAACtagaaaaataatgggaaaatgaaaatcaatcagaataaaagagaaaacaaattggTAAGAGAAGGTGCTGGAGAACAGCACAGTGGAGAGTGTGAAGAAGGAAAGGTAGAGGAAACAGCAAGCACCAGGACAAATGGAGCCCAAGCCCACAGAAGCTCCACAAAGGCCAAAGCACTCTGTGGGAGCAACAGAGCTTGCCTGCCATCAGCCAGTGAGTATCCTGGAGTCCATTGTTTGCTCTGGTTTCTCCCTGTGAACACAAAGATCTGCATCCGAGTCCTTgaactgctctgcagaaagcgATGGCTCCCATTGTGCCTCGaaggaaaacagtaagaaacactgaagagaaacaagaggggataaagaaaaggaatcaaAATGAGACAAacaaagaggaataaaaaacaccaaagacttaaaaaaagatgagaacaatgtagggaaaagaaggggggaCAACAAGTGGGtaaaacagaaaggatgaagaaaagaaacaggatcggaaaaggaaagggaaaaaggaacaggaaatgGGATTGGAAATGCATTGGAATTAGAAAAAGTTAAAggactggagaaagaaaaatagaaattggaaaagacaaagaaaagtaaagaacCAGAATTAGAAATCAATGGGAATTGGGAAAATAATTGGAATAAGCAAAAGGGGGAGGAGCCTTGAGTGGGAAGGGCCCAAAGttaaagggaaaaggaaattggaaaaaaagcatcagaaaagctttaaatgaatcagaaaatgaaatggtcAAAAATAATTGGAATAAGAATAAtagaagtggaaaaagaaaaggaaaaaggagagaagcagaaaaataagaggcaatgaaaaaggaatagaaaaaggaTGAATGAGATATCAATACAACATTTGGAAAACATATTAACTCCAGAAATATCCAAGGAATAGGAAATAAcattaggaaaggaaaaggaaaaggaaagtagagaggaaaaagaaataagaatgagaagaggaaaaggaccACAGCCAAGCAGACCACAGCCAAGATATAAAACCAACGGAAATAACCGCAATTAAGAAATAAGACTAAGAACAAGAATTGGAAAAAGGACTGGAATCAGGAAGAGTAAGAGGGGCCCagagagaaatgggaagaaCCATGAAACTGAATGGGAAGAACCATGAGTAGAATTGGACTCAGGGACAAAAAggtgcagaaacaaaaaaagaatgaggaaaagaagaaaataatgaggaaaggagtaagaaacagaaacagaaatggagatagaaaaaaaacaggggGGAAGAACAAGAGataggaaaagaatgagaaaatgaactgaaaaagagTTTGGGAAAGAATGAGgagaacaaggagaaagaaaactggaaaggaaaaaggaagaaagaacagaaaggaaaaagaagaatgagaacGTTTGACCTGGACAAAGAGCTGGACAACagaattcagaaggaaaaggactGGGCCGAAAGCTGGACcaagaactgaaaggaaaagagctggGACCAAGTTGttaagaagcagaggaaaaaacattggAAAAGGACAAACAAAGGGATGAagaacagacaaagaaaagaaaagaaaaaaaaaaaagaaaaaaaagaagaaaaaaaaagagagagagagagagaccaaaaagaaaataaaaaggaaaagaagggggcCAAGGAAGTGGgtcaagaaaataagaaggaaaagaattggACAAAGAATTGgaccaataaaataaaaaggaaaagaaatggaccATGAACTGGACCATGAACTTAAAGTGAAATGAACTGGACAGAGttcttaaatagaaaaagaaggggGCCAATAAGGGGACCAAGAACTTATGAAAGGCAAAGAAGTGGACAAtgaacttaaaaatgaaaagatctGGACAAAATCTGGacaaagaaatagagaaagaactgaaaaaaaagaactggacAATGAACTGAACCATGAACTTCATAGGAAAAGAACTGGACAAAGAATTAAACACAAGTCTGGACAAGGAACTGGACAACAAATATAGAAAGGAACAGAAGCGTGCAAAGAACTGGAGCAGGAACTTCATAAGGGAAAGATCTGGACAATGaccttaaaaaggaaaagacctggaccaaatatttaaaaaggaaaataactggGCAGGGAACTGGAAGAAGGGACAGGGGACAAGGGCAAAAAACAAGGGGCAAGAAGGGAAACAAGATTTCCAACCAGAAAAAGAATAGGAAAGTGAAAATcagtaaaaaagagaaaatggattGGTAAAAGAAGGAAGTTGCTGGAGAACCTGAATAAATCCATAAACCTGGATTAGATCTCCTCTCAGCcgtcttttctcaaggctaaacagacccagttcacttagtctctcctcataggggagatgctccaggcccttcaccatcgTTGTgaccctccactggactctttcctgGGGAGACTGGGGAAGTGGGGACTTCTTTTCctgaggcctcaccagggcagagtagagggggaggatcacctcccacaacctgctggacatgctcttttaatgcaccccagaatgccattggcctttttggctacaagggcacactgctggctcatggccaacctgccgtccaccaggacgcccaggtccctctcttCAGAGATCCTCTCCACCAGGTCTTTCCCCTAGCCTGTACTGGGGCATGCATTATCCAGTTTaaacaaccccccccaccccccaagcagggctgccaaccagcagcccaggctgcccagagccacatccagcctggccttgagtgcctccagggatggggcatccacaacctccttgggcgacctgttccagtgcctcaccaccctctgggtgaaaaacttccacctaacctaaacctccccctGTCTTATTTTAAGTTTCCCTTTGTTCTATCACCatccaccctcacaaacagctgtTCCTCCCCCTGTTTAaacgctcccttcaagtactggaagactgtaGTGAGTTGGTGTCTAGACGTGAAGGAGACTTGCTAAGTGCTCTGCTGACATGTAGGGACAGACAGAAAATTTCAAGGGGGAGCTGGAGCATGTATATAAAGGATGTACGGACCTACAGTTAAGGATGTGGATTTgcatctgagtccgtgcctgCAGACGATGCAAGCGCTATGCATTGTCACCCAATGGAAATGATCAAACAGCTGCTTTGGGACAGACTGTCTGTAGGGCTCAGGAAGTGTGGCCTTCCAAGGTACTTCAGGTGTCCCAAAGAACAGAGGCAAGCAGTGAtgattcctttctctcttgATTCTAATACTTGTAGGTAGAGCGCTTGAGAAAGACTTTGGAGGCTTTCCTCAGCCTCTACCTTTCCTTGTACCTTTACAAAAGTGGAATGCCAGAAAACAAGAAGCCTTGAACACACTTTTTGggtttagttttttttttttttaattttttttttaatgttgttgttgtattgGTTCTTTAATCAAGTCCAATGTAATAAATTCTCAGTCATACAAGTGATGAATTTTCAAGGTCTGGCTTCTGATGGACCACACTCCACTTGAACATCAAGTGGAGCAGGAGGTAGCCTTCATCCAGAAAGGTGGAATCTTGATGGGCTGTTGCTGTCTTATGGAGAGGAATCTTAAACATTCACCCATATCTTAACAGGGTATCCTCCTAATCCCCTCTGAAAGTCATCTCTCTTCCAAGTCATCAACTGACCAAGGGTTTCACTGTAATTAATTGTTATTAAGATCAAAACTATCAGTTGGTCCCTCCCCTGCATTATTGTCAAATTTCACCTTTTCCAGATAATTATCAGGATAGCAAATGGGATACACTCTGTTACAGCAGTAAAAACTTCTTGTTACAGCATGGAAAACTTTCTGTGAGTATTGGTTCTATATAGGTTATAATACTCTCCCACTTACATATACAATTCATTTACCTATCTTAGGGAAAGTTAAAGGTTAGTTAGAATagtaaaaatatgtatataaaaagaCTTTTCATGATTTCCTACTAATTCTTATCTTTAAAGGTTCTTCTGTGGCAACACTTCCCACGCCTCAGGGCTAGTGGATGCCTTTACCAGTGTGTCATAAGTCCATCCTTTCTCGGCTGTCCTCACAGCTGTTTCAGTTGTTAGGAGTACTTGGAATGGTCCTTCCCAGTCAGGTGGCAGCTTTGTCTCCTTCCCAGTCTGTATCAGGATCCAGTCCCCGGCTTGAAATGGGTGAACTGGAAATTCCAGAGGTGGTGTTTGTGCTAACAGTCCTTGAATCCTGAGAGATGATAAAGAGGAGGATAACCCAAGTATATAGTTTTTGAGGAATGCATCCTTGGATTCAAACTGTGGTATCTCGTTTTTCTTTCCTAGATATGGCAATCCAAATAACATTTCATATGGGGAAATTCCCACATCTTTCCTTGGTGCTGTCCGAATTCGCAGAAGTGCCAAGGGTAAACATTTTGTCCAAGGGAGTCGAGTCTCCAAGACTAACTTAGTCAAGTGTTTCTTTATTGTCTGATTCATTCGTTCCACTTTTCCTGATGATGAGGGATGCCAAGGGGTATGAAACTCCCATTTAATCTCTAGGGTATGCATTAATTTTCGTAGAATTTGTGAAGTAAAATGACTACCTTGATCTGAATCAATGCGTTCTACCACCCCATATCTGGGGATTATTTGTTCCAAAATTACTTTGGTTACAGTATTTGTTGTGGTGGATACTGATGGAAATGCTTCCACCCATCCAGTTAAATGGTCTACTAAAACTAGTAAGTATTTGACTCTACCCACTTTGGGAAGTTCTGTAAAATCTACTTGGATGCTCTGAAAGGGCCGAATCCCTGGCTCTCTTCCCCCTGCAGGTCGACTACGAATGGCTTTGTTATTTACTTTCTGGCATACTGCACACCCTCTACAAACCTGTTTAGCCATAGTATATATCCCTGCATTTACATATTTCCGCAGTACAGCATCACACATAGCTTGTATTCCCCAGTGACTCCCTTGATGCAAGATGGTTAAAATTTCCCTTGTCACTGCCTTGTTTAACAACTCTCTCCCATCCGGAAGGATCCATCTCCCTTCAGATTCTATGGCCCCCAAATCCTtaaaagtttccttttctttttcactgaataTCTGTcttgggggaggaggaggtaCTTCAGGCACAAGATAGTTCATGGTAATTTTTGATTGTAAAGCAGCCTCATGAGCAGTTTTATCTGCTATTCGATTTCCGTGAGCAATAATGGAAGAAAACTCCTTTCTTTTACTATTGTCATTCCTCCCAAAGTTCTTCAAAGGTATGTACCATTCCATATGCATACCTTGAATCTGTAAATATAGTTCCCCCTCCTTTAAGGAGGTGGAGTGCTCGATTTAAGGCATATAATTCACATGCTTGAGCTGACCAATTATTAGGCAGCTGGCCCATCTCTCTTACTGTATCTTTTCCTGTGCACCACCCTTGAGGATCCATCAATAAACAAAAGCTTTCCCCCTCCAAGAGGAGTATCTTGTAAGTCAGATCTTATTTTTGTCTGATACTCAATTAAATCCAGGCAATCatgttccatttctttcttttttctcctctttcttttcccccttccacaAGAAAGTGGCTGGATTTAAGCAAGATTCAGTGGTGAACACTAAGTCATCCTTCTCAATCAAGATTATTTGAGTCAAGCTTTTTGAGTTACAATAGTTTTAAACTGGTCTGGGGTTGTGTCTTCCAAAGGTcaattttctgctctcttctacCCGAAGGGCGGTTGCTGCTACGGCTTGGATGTACTCTGGCCACCCTTGTGATACTGGATCTATCAATTTAGATAGGTATGCCACTGGTTGACGCTTATGTCCCCATTCCTGGGTTAGCACTCCCAGAGCTGCCCCTCGATCTACAGTAACAAAAAGCTGGAAGGGCTTCAAGGCAGGAAGAGCTAGGACTGGGGCTGTAATTTGGccttgttttaattcttttcttagtTCCTTCTCTTCAGTAGTCCACTGAAGCATGTTGGGTTCTTCATCTAATAACTTAAGGTATCAGCCCAGTACATCCACCAGTACAGGCGTGGCAGCGCTGCAGGTGAGCAGAGCCGTGTCAGGATGGGGGCAGCCGTGGGTGGGCGCTGGGTGCCCCTGGTCCTCCATGAGCAGCACGGCGTCTTGCAAGGGCTCCATGGGCGGCTCCCAGCTGGCGGGCAGGGTGCAGGGCACGGGGAGCacgtgctgctgcagctgctgcagtgccgGTACCTGCAAAAGAAGTGGCGGGGGGCCGGGGCGGCCGGGGGCCTGCGGCAGGCAGGTGCCTGCGGGCTGCGGGGGCTCTGCATGGGGCACGGCCCCAGGCCACAACCCCAtcagctgctggggcagcagcatccctgccaGCAGGGGATGTccccagcagtgagcaggggCAGCGGGGGGAGCCATCGGTGGGTGCAGccccccaggcagcagctgcagcagcggTGAGTGCAGCCCCGCAGTTGGGGGCAGCCCCCCAGGTGGCAGCTGGGCCACAGTTGGGGGCAGCCCCccaggtgggagctgctgtgctgcctgtccCCAGACACCTGGTACCCCAGGCCAGACAGAGGCCTGAGGCACCAGGTGGGTGGCACTGGGGACAGGGAGGGGTTGGGGTGGTACCGGCATCGGTCCGCGGATGGTGGGCTGCATCCAGGCGGGGTCCGGTGGCGGCACAGTGGCTTGAGGGAAAGTGGCTTCAGGCGTCACAGGCACCGTCAGCGCTCCTCGAGGGATTCTCTCTGTGGGGAAAGGCCAGAAGGGGCACTGGGCTGAGATctgggctgctgggctgagatGTGGCTCACAAGGGTGGCATGTGGGGCTTCAGCTGGGATCTGGGGCTTCAGCTGGGGCCAGCTGAAGCACGGGAGCAGGGGGAGCCTGCTGCCTTACCTGCCATGACAGCTGGAGAGTGGCAGTTAGGGGAGCCCCTCCCCCAACGGGGCTTCTGTGACCGTTGGGCTCAGCCCCTTTCCCCCAGGCTTGCCATGGTTCCATTTGTCAGACCCAAACATCCTTCCCGTCCCATCTCTAACCTGAGAGCGTGGACCTTTTCTCCTGGCTTCCAACGTATCTTGGGgcagaacacacagcactgtctttgctgctcttccctcttggctgcttccctttcctgctcttctcctcaTCCACCATCCAACCCTTCAGCTCTTCTCCCTGACTCCCtggccagatggcgtgcatcccagggtcctgaaggagctggctgaggtggttgctgagccgctctccatcatatttgagaagtcgtggctgtcaggtgaggtcccggatgattggaggaagggtcacgtcactcccatttacaagaaggggagcagggtCGNNNNNNNNNNNNNNNNNNNNNNNNNNNNNNNNNNNNNNNNNNNNNNNNNNNNNNNNNNNNNNNNNNNNNNNNNNNNNNNNNNNNNNNNNNNNNNNNNNNNNNNNNNNNNNNNNNNNNNNNNNNNNNNNNNNNNNNNNNNNNNNNNN contains:
- the LOC107306882 gene encoding RIMS-binding protein 3A-like; protein product: MSWARRPHCPIALKVTAPPSIMSWASTQHRRCWRSTPKAFTVCTPLRQGREAVGATGSGASVLADPTSESDCWWPLATAFGSRRSIQIPMAVLRGIAGRGQAKCSRPSPRRGPAQPPACAAQQEENSWELEVLQAQLEGERLHCQELQRRWAAERCELQKAAERERQLLTDQLRCAWEKQQAQEEQQLKEWEQRQRATGTRQLLLWKEAELRATKELLQRDCDAALRQARELQQQLAKVLRNPPSSEAAHAQLQDVLSKLRWETDGEQPACIRHLQRQLELERRLFTYYIVGSWADVLRNAMSCSQEKEGALHRHRAEQGSSRPCHEGRSRPGARDSQGRPGAPGQPALSPPGPGTAPHLPCAAGGEEAGAEGTAGPAGGRAAPLPGAAAPLRC